The Chloroflexota bacterium genome window below encodes:
- the rnhA gene encoding ribonuclease HI: MAKRPYDFYAVKKGRAPGIYKTWAECEVQVKGFADAIFKGFRTRAEAKKFLAQDIGERPHSATRAERKRLQVSRRDLDFGDEISRATRKDDEDRVVIYTDGSSVGNPGPGGYAAVMMHGAHRKEVSGGFRLTTNNRMEITAALVGLEMLKRHCAVTVYTDSKYVRDAMMNGWVKRWLKNGWRTREDTPVANMDLWLQLWEQTQKHDVTFEWVRGHAGNAENERCDELATRMAARDDLPPDAGYEDGLMGEPGT, encoded by the coding sequence ATGGCAAAGCGACCCTACGATTTCTACGCGGTGAAAAAAGGACGCGCGCCCGGCATTTACAAGACCTGGGCGGAGTGCGAAGTGCAGGTCAAGGGTTTTGCCGACGCGATCTTTAAGGGATTTCGCACGCGCGCCGAGGCGAAAAAATTTTTGGCGCAAGATATTGGCGAGCGACCGCACAGCGCGACACGCGCCGAACGAAAAAGATTACAGGTTTCTCGCCGAGACCTGGATTTTGGCGACGAGATTTCTCGCGCGACTCGCAAGGATGATGAGGATCGCGTCGTCATCTACACAGATGGATCGTCGGTCGGCAATCCGGGTCCGGGTGGGTACGCGGCGGTGATGATGCACGGCGCGCATCGCAAAGAGGTGAGCGGCGGTTTTCGCTTGACGACGAACAATCGCATGGAAATCACCGCGGCGCTCGTTGGTTTGGAAATGCTCAAGCGGCATTGCGCGGTGACGGTGTATACCGATTCGAAATACGTGCGCGATGCGATGATGAATGGCTGGGTCAAACGCTGGTTAAAAAATGGCTGGCGCACGCGCGAGGACACGCCGGTTGCGAATATGGATTTGTGGCTGCAATTGTGGGAGCAAACGCAAAAGCACGATGTAACATTCGAATGGGTGCGCGGGCACGCAGGCAACGCGGAGAACGAACGTTGCGATGAGTTGGCGACGCGCATGGCGGCGCGCGACGACCTGCCGCCGGATGCCGGGTACGAGGATGGGTTGATGGGCGAGCCAGGGACGTGA
- a CDS encoding alpha/beta hydrolase, translating to MFESFKRVQINVGDVTINAVVGGNGRPLLLLHGYPQTHAIWHKVAPRLAQSFSVVAADLRGYGDSGKPEGALDHSNYSKRVMARDQVELMRQLGFEQFFLAGHDRGARVAHRLAVDHPERVWKLATLDISPTKKMYESTNQEFARAYYHWFFFIQPKPLPEKLIGGDARFYMLKKIGSGSAGLAPFTPEALNEYLRCFTPETIHGSCEDYRASASIDLEYDRTDIAAGRKVVCPMLALWGKHGVIEKCFSPVDDWREVANDVCGHALPGGHYLAEEVPELVAVEWEEFFL from the coding sequence TTGTTTGAATCTTTCAAGCGCGTGCAAATCAATGTTGGCGACGTGACGATCAACGCGGTTGTCGGCGGGAACGGGCGACCGCTCTTGTTGTTGCATGGCTATCCGCAAACCCACGCGATTTGGCACAAGGTTGCGCCGCGCCTCGCGCAATCTTTCTCCGTCGTCGCCGCCGATTTGCGCGGGTATGGTGACAGCGGCAAGCCCGAAGGCGCGCTCGATCACAGCAACTATTCCAAACGCGTGATGGCGCGCGACCAAGTCGAACTGATGCGCCAACTGGGATTCGAGCAATTCTTTCTCGCGGGACACGACCGCGGCGCGCGCGTCGCGCATCGGCTCGCGGTGGACCATCCCGAACGCGTGTGGAAACTCGCTACGCTCGACATTTCGCCGACGAAGAAGATGTACGAGAGCACGAATCAGGAATTTGCGCGCGCGTACTATCACTGGTTCTTTTTCATTCAGCCCAAACCGTTGCCGGAAAAATTGATCGGCGGGGACGCGCGCTTTTACATGCTCAAGAAAATTGGGAGCGGTAGTGCGGGTCTCGCGCCGTTCACGCCCGAAGCGTTGAACGAATATCTGCGATGCTTTACGCCGGAAACGATTCACGGCAGTTGCGAAGATTATCGCGCGTCTGCGAGCATTGATTTGGAGTACGACCGCACGGACATTGCGGCTGGACGCAAAGTCGTGTGCCCGATGCTTGCGTTGTGGGGCAAGCACGGCGTCATCGAAAAATGTTTCTCGCCCGTTGACGATTGGCGTGAGGTCGCAAACGATGTGTGCGGGCATGCGCTTCCCGGCGGACATTATCTGGCGGAGGAAGTGCCGGAGTTGGTAGCGGTGGAGTGGGAAGAATTTTTTCTATGA
- a CDS encoding NACHT domain-containing protein: MALLETLTLQLAPAIAKSILKLWLKDAGIALDVSSSLVDLLKGKTVDIITQQKAKRQFEAIGEQVAQNLAPVFESAGIDENGQSAVALAIADTLNTAKIDSALLIERNLEPTELAKYLLGNRPGTTNLFSEPEESLYRRIISETSRLIVDIASQLPTFTERTFAEVLKREDSLLAITDRILEEVRHIRASSQSTEQAVSQFEADYRQEVVRNLDKLELFGVDATSASSRHKLTVAYIALSVQRETDSSKKQSDNDNSISANEPRLASVTESSSSVQMPDESDAESESVNKVLADSERLFVRGEAGSGKTTLLQWIAVHSARNDFPDDLTGWNRTIPFFISLRQCVETKLPVPESFVRFLTPTISLPAPENFVRFVAPMIADTMPNGWVHSQLKSGRAIVMIDGVDEIPEASRKEFYGWLENLVQAFPHARYIVTSRPYAVAEKNLENLSLGQAELQEMDSAAIDEFIDHWHSAVREELRDPEERAELQKLASRLKYTMRENRSIRSLATNPLLCAMLCALHRDRRQQLPSDRIELYEAGIHMLLERRDTERRVALSDFPALNYRQKKSLLQDIAYWMLKNGLSEVPSDRVKERLGRLVREIREMREFQSERFVDGTYRFFVQRSGIVREPVSDSFDFTHRTFQEFLAAKAALDEDDSEFLVGSAKDDRWHEVIILAAGLAGNKVRNSIVEKLIKLGDEDSAHRESLHLLAVACLETAVGLLPEVRAQVDKRMRGLIPPRNMTQARALSSARDLVVPYLSWQKTRGRYEGRVTAACVRTLALVGSNDALDALRGYSNDGRRAVTNELIRAWDVFDRQEYAEKVLNSYTTLDIDRVSVLDGFEYLDRLTSLRIRNALSVNDVSPISHLSRLARLWMIQCPKLSDLTPLGKLTGLTDLSLLWCGPLGDITPLANLANLTKLNLASREITANDLSPLSQLKKLDTLNLGAIFRVNDLGPLKELRKLRRLLLNECQEIARLDALVDLTDLEYLQLTNCKRIQVLENLGGLSKLRRLVLSDLVQQIDVSPLIKLQSLEELVITNCPKLDSLNRLGDLIKLRHLSLNGCKQLGDLSWITNLKQVTQLDLGDTDMVEFTFLQRLPNLRVLSVPRAIDLDEIKKQLPSHIRLRTQGWIRQSLLFN; encoded by the coding sequence ATGGCACTACTTGAAACGCTCACGCTTCAGCTTGCTCCAGCAATTGCCAAATCAATTCTCAAACTCTGGCTGAAAGATGCTGGGATTGCATTAGATGTTAGCTCTTCGCTGGTTGACCTACTCAAAGGCAAAACAGTGGATATTATTACGCAACAGAAAGCCAAAAGGCAATTCGAAGCGATAGGTGAGCAGGTCGCACAAAATTTAGCTCCCGTTTTTGAAAGCGCTGGAATAGACGAGAATGGGCAATCTGCCGTTGCGCTAGCCATTGCGGATACATTGAACACAGCAAAGATTGACTCAGCACTCCTCATTGAGCGTAATCTGGAACCAACAGAGTTGGCAAAATATCTATTGGGTAATCGTCCTGGCACAACGAATCTCTTCTCAGAACCCGAAGAATCCCTCTATCGTCGAATCATTTCGGAAACAAGTCGCCTCATTGTTGATATTGCGTCGCAACTTCCTACATTTACGGAACGCACATTTGCAGAAGTACTCAAAAGAGAAGATAGTTTGCTTGCCATTACTGACCGCATATTGGAAGAAGTGCGCCACATACGTGCTAGCAGTCAATCTACTGAACAAGCAGTATCGCAGTTTGAAGCGGACTACCGCCAGGAAGTGGTTCGCAACCTTGATAAACTTGAATTATTTGGGGTTGATGCTACTAGCGCGAGTTCACGGCATAAACTGACAGTTGCATATATAGCCCTTAGTGTGCAACGTGAGACAGATTCATCTAAGAAACAATCTGACAATGACAATTCCATTTCTGCGAACGAACCACGACTTGCCTCTGTGACAGAATCTTCTTCATCTGTTCAGATGCCAGATGAGTCTGATGCAGAATCAGAATCGGTGAACAAGGTTCTTGCAGATTCCGAGAGGCTTTTTGTTCGTGGAGAGGCGGGATCAGGAAAAACGACGTTGCTTCAGTGGATTGCAGTTCATTCTGCTCGAAATGATTTTCCAGATGATTTAACTGGCTGGAATAGAACCATTCCATTCTTTATTTCTTTGCGCCAGTGTGTTGAAACCAAGTTACCTGTACCAGAATCTTTTGTGAGATTTCTAACTCCAACGATTTCATTGCCTGCGCCAGAGAATTTTGTGAGATTTGTCGCCCCAATGATTGCAGACACTATGCCTAATGGCTGGGTACATAGTCAGTTAAAATCAGGGCGAGCAATAGTAATGATAGATGGAGTTGATGAAATCCCGGAAGCAAGTCGGAAAGAGTTCTACGGATGGTTGGAAAACCTTGTCCAAGCTTTTCCTCATGCAAGATATATTGTAACCTCGCGCCCATATGCAGTCGCTGAAAAAAACCTCGAAAATCTTAGTCTTGGACAAGCAGAGCTTCAAGAGATGGACTCTGCCGCAATTGATGAATTCATTGACCACTGGCATTCTGCAGTTCGCGAAGAATTAAGAGATCCAGAAGAACGAGCAGAACTTCAGAAATTGGCATCAAGACTCAAGTATACTATGAGGGAAAATCGCTCGATTCGTAGTCTTGCGACGAATCCTCTCCTCTGCGCTATGCTCTGCGCACTACATCGTGACCGCCGGCAACAACTTCCGTCCGATCGAATTGAATTGTACGAAGCAGGTATCCATATGCTATTAGAGAGGCGTGACACTGAACGCCGTGTGGCATTGAGCGATTTTCCTGCTTTGAACTACCGCCAGAAGAAATCACTTTTACAAGACATTGCTTATTGGATGCTGAAAAATGGATTGTCTGAGGTACCCAGTGATCGAGTGAAAGAGAGACTTGGCCGTCTCGTTCGCGAAATTCGGGAGATGCGTGAATTTCAATCTGAGCGATTCGTTGATGGAACATACCGTTTCTTTGTTCAACGAAGCGGGATTGTCAGGGAACCCGTTTCTGATTCATTCGATTTTACTCATCGCACGTTTCAGGAATTCCTAGCCGCTAAAGCCGCACTGGACGAGGACGACTCTGAGTTTCTGGTTGGGTCAGCAAAAGATGATCGATGGCATGAGGTCATTATCCTTGCCGCCGGTTTAGCTGGAAACAAGGTTCGCAACTCAATTGTAGAAAAACTGATCAAACTTGGCGATGAGGATTCAGCACACCGCGAAAGCTTGCATCTACTCGCTGTGGCATGTTTAGAGACAGCAGTTGGTTTATTACCAGAGGTGCGCGCTCAAGTAGATAAGCGAATGCGGGGACTCATTCCACCTCGTAACATGACGCAGGCACGGGCATTATCCTCAGCAAGAGACTTGGTAGTACCTTATCTTAGTTGGCAGAAAACGAGAGGAAGATACGAAGGACGTGTTACTGCAGCATGCGTGAGGACTCTTGCTTTAGTCGGCAGCAATGATGCACTTGATGCTCTGAGGGGATATTCAAACGATGGTCGTCGTGCAGTTACAAATGAACTCATTCGAGCTTGGGATGTTTTTGATCGCCAGGAGTATGCAGAGAAAGTATTAAATTCGTACACAACACTTGACATTGATCGAGTTTCAGTTCTTGATGGGTTCGAGTATCTTGACCGCTTAACCTCTTTGCGGATCAGAAACGCATTATCGGTCAATGACGTCTCTCCCATCTCCCATCTTTCAAGGTTGGCACGATTATGGATGATCCAGTGCCCAAAACTTTCTGATCTCACTCCTCTAGGAAAGTTGACGGGGCTAACAGATCTTAGTTTGTTATGGTGTGGCCCATTGGGAGATATTACTCCTTTAGCGAACTTGGCGAATTTGACCAAATTAAATCTGGCGAGCAGAGAAATTACGGCAAATGATTTAAGCCCACTTTCACAGTTGAAGAAACTCGATACACTCAATTTGGGAGCCATCTTCCGAGTGAATGATCTTGGACCACTAAAGGAATTGAGGAAGCTTCGCCGTTTGTTGCTGAATGAGTGTCAAGAAATAGCAAGGTTAGATGCCTTGGTCGATCTGACAGATTTGGAGTACTTACAACTAACCAACTGTAAACGCATTCAAGTTCTTGAGAATTTAGGCGGATTGTCGAAATTGAGACGCTTGGTTCTCTCTGATTTGGTGCAGCAAATTGATGTGAGTCCTCTCATCAAACTCCAGTCCCTGGAAGAGTTGGTGATTACAAATTGTCCCA